DNA from Candidatus Omnitrophota bacterium:
CGAACAGCCCTTTGTATTCAAACTCTGCTCTTAAAGTTCCTTTCTTTATTTTATTCAGGATAAAAGTTAAATCCCCGGGTCACAAATCTTTTGGACAATGCGCCCTATCATTAATTAATTCCTCACAGCGGCTGCAATCCTCCTTTTGAATTATAACTTATTGTAAAGATAACACCTATTTACTGATTTCTTACCCGTTTAATCATAAACTCCACGGCTTTGCAGCAATTTATAGCCTCTATAACTACTCCGGGATTGTTCATCTGAAAGACTCTGAATATTTCATCGGCAAAACCCTGGCCTATTGTTTTTACCTGGTTAAAATCCAAAATAACCATTTTAAATTTATCTAATCCCATAACAAGTCTTCTGGCCTGAGACCGCGAAGTATACTCTACATTTTTATGATAGAGCCTAACGCTTACTTTTGTTTTATTAAACTTATAATCACTATCGGTATACTGGGCAAAAATTGCGTTTATATCTTTTCTGGTTTTTTTGTTAATTTGGAAAAATACCTTTGTGCCCTTGCGGTGTTTTATTTCTTCGGTATAGATATCATCTGCTTTGTTATCAATAATCAGGCCTATTCTCGCGCTTTCAATTTTAAATAAATCCACGGATTTTGAAGTAAAAAATATGCCCTCTCCTGTATGCTTTGACGGCATCGTGGTTCTTTTGCCTTTTAAAATTTCGGACAACGCCTCATATTCATCCGTTAGTTTAAACTTTTCTTGTATGTGTTTAAAAATTCCTATACCCTTATCTATAATGTCAAAGCTCACTATA
Protein-coding regions in this window:
- a CDS encoding DUF4325 domain-containing protein, which gives rise to MVKSQKILKIGKTRGSYYILFSKKEAKKLKEADEIYKTRLKNKKLQEDYVYDKIFYKLPSLKKTQKNTHDIIRYSFTEMLNNAIEHSGSNYIDIALIISSDIVSFDIIDKGIGIFKHIQEKFKLTDEYEALSEILKGKRTTMPSKHTGEGIFFTSKSVDLFKIESARIGLIIDNKADDIYTEEIKHRKGTKVFFQINKKTRKDINAIFAQYTDSDYKFNKTKVSVRLYHKNVEYTSRSQARRLVMGLDKFKMVILDFNQVKTIGQGFADEIFRVFQMNNPGVVIEAINCCKAVEFMIKRVRNQ